A window of the Branchiostoma lanceolatum isolate klBraLanc5 chromosome 13, klBraLanc5.hap2, whole genome shotgun sequence genome harbors these coding sequences:
- the LOC136446713 gene encoding titin-like isoform X20 produces MAEGGDAATVAHEAGNAVQETPKAEPEKAAAAAEPAAPAEPAEPTVRTIVLTGHGGYDKLSVQQKPQPKAGKGEVLVRVKAAGLNFSELMVRQGLHDRMTKPPVVLGMEAAGVIEELGEDVSGLEVGQNVICLAQTGMWREIVAVPATNVFIMPDEMSYEEGAAIPLSYLTAYFMLFDFGNLRPGKSLLVHIAAGGVGWAATQLAKTVDNVTVFGTASASKHDAIKENGVDHPIDYRTRDYSEEIKNISPKGVDVVLDPLGGADTSKGLQLLRPMGKIVTYGSANMVKGENRNLMKMAKTLWQSTSVSPVSLVKTNKAIAGFQLAHLTGEIELVRSAFQDILNMYKDGKIKPRIDSVWAFEQVAEAMQQMNERRNIGKVILSPEKEPTKPAEGDAAPTSPLKKKKPSLFRRLSKRASRSKDEGEKKDEVKQEDQEKADDSKATNGHVQQTPEDEKIDDEAAKKVDGKVGDAEKAAEETAKKVEDKVEDKVEEGKDKAEDAKKAVVAQVEQTAAKLPENGTSAKIAVDDIFKEAEAKVDGNIQKSTKGKTADTKAHNVKKEPAIQKAKQSTKDSFPNSISEVSLPKKVGHKDLHKREIGKLFKPKSKMPKKTLEFVKGDVHKEDVIEEEPIIKKAVVKDLSPKQIVKKFQNNFAEDEISKKAVPEKIETGTSKESEDISSSDVWVRQDSEKVPKEVVKEEVPKTVVKEVVPEEVVTEEVPKEVVPEVVPKEVVEEEVVKEVVKEVVPKEVVPKEVVKEVVKEVVPKEVVKEVVPKEVVPKEVVKKVVKEVVPKEVVEEVVKEVVPKEVFPEVVPKEVVEEEVVKEVVKEVVPKEVVPKEVVEEAVDKEVVEEAVPKEVVEEEVVKEVVKEVVPKEVVPKEVVKEVVKEVVPKKVVKEVVPKELVKEVVPKEVVKEVVKEVVPEEVVKEVVPKEVVKEVVPKEVVKEVVPKEVVKEVVPKEVVPKEVVKEVVKKVMKEVVPKKVVKEVVPKEVVKEVPVVPKEIVKKEDVKKVVKKVAPKNVLKKVVPMDAVEEEVVKEEVEEEVVKEVVPKEVVKEVVPKEVVREVVPKEVVKDVVKEVVPKKVVKEVVPKKVVKEVVPKEVVVDVVPKEVVKDVVPKEVMKEVVPKEVLKEVVPKEVVKDVVKEVVPKEVVKDVVPKEVVKEVVKKVMKEVVPKKVVEEVVPKEVVKDVVPKEVVPKEVVKEVVPKEVVEEVVPKEVVKEVVKEVVPKEVVKDVVPKEVVKEVVPKEVVEEVVPKEVVKEVVKEVVPKEVVKDVVPKEVVKEVVPKDVVPKEVVKEVVPKKVVPKEVLEEEVVKKVVKEAVPKEAVPKEVVEEEVVKKALKEVVPKEVVEEEVVEKVVKEVVPKEVVPEVVPKEVVEDEVKEVVPKEVVPKEVVKEVVPKKVVKEVVKDVVPKKVVKEVVPKKVVKEVVPKKVVKEVVPKEVVKEVVPKEVVKEVVPKEVVKEVVKEVVPKEVVKEVVKKVMKEVVPKKVVKEVVPKEVVKEVPVVPKEIVKKEDVKKVVKKVAPKNVLKKVVPMDAVEEEVVKEEVEEEVVKEVVPKEVVKEVVPKEVVREVVPKEVVKDVVPKEVVKDVVPKEVMKEVVPKEVVKEVVPKEVVKDVVKEVVPKEVVKEVVKEVVPKEVVKEVVKKVMKEVVPKKVVEEVVPKEVVKDVVPKEVVPKEVVPKKVVKEVVPKEVVEEVVPKEVVKEVVKEVVPKEVVKDVVPKEVVKEVVPKDVVPKEVVKEVVPKKVVPKEVLEEEVVKKVVKEAVPKEAVPKEVVPKEVVEEEVVKKALKEVVPKEVVEEEVVEKVVKKVVPKEVVPEVVPKEVVEDEVKEVVKEVVPKEVVPKEVVPKEVVKEVVPKKVVKEVVKDVVPKKVVKDVVPKKVVKDVVPKKVVKEVVPKKVVKEVVPKKVVKEVVPKKVVKEVVPKKVVKEVVPKKVVKEVVPKKVVKEVVPKKVVEEVVPKEVVPKKVVKEVVPKEVVEEVVPREVVEEVVPREVVEEDPVVPKEIVKEEDVKKVVKKVAPKKVLKKVVPMEAVEVEVVKEEVPKEVVEEVVPKEVVKDVVPKEVVKEVVLKEVVKEVVPKEVAKEVVPKEVVKEVVPKEVVKEVLVVPREIVKEENVKKVVKKVAPKKVLKKVAMDAVEEEVVKEEVEEEVVKEVVPKEVVKEVVPKEVLKEYVKEVVPKEVVPKEVVPKEVVPKEVVEEEVVKDVVKEVVLKEVVEEEVVKEVVPKEVVEEEVVKEVVPKEVVEEEVLKDVVPKEIVPKEIVPKEVVPKKEVPKEVVKKLVPKQVMKILDPKKVVKEAVPKKVVKKVVPKQVMKILDPKKVVKDLVPKEDVKKVVLREVVEEEVVKKVVKKEVPKKVLKEVVPKEDVKEVVLKEIVKEAETVVGDVVNKALANIVDESVPEEDKIVIQKSKKEEATPKEITQNMIIEGNNKETASEILKENPLKDVQNCGELTEKEKVVTKEKHQTPTVEAVVNGENKTTPLNGINDVMYTKAFVAETKTLVKKPMSKRINDGSSGHSLPNLKQYPRIENGPHIVKIECEDSEVESDYESMENSNEVKSYIRSSEHFGGARQTGGTGKAETVEAQGGESEGKDPVLVVRLGMASPNSLAKLGTKAVEDLNGVAEDVENVEEKLEEGKEKAEDVIQQTEEKVDEAVKQEEAPTEPDTQEEKKDEAPAEEPEKIEVAVENPAETDDAKAAAADIVADEKPVENEEKADGVASQEI; encoded by the exons GTTGGCCAGAATGTCATCTGCCTGGCACAAACGGGGATGTGGCGCGAGATCGTGGCTGTGCCCGCCACCAACGTGTTCATCATGCCCGATGAGATGTCGTATGAGGAGGGCGCCGCCATCCCGCTCAGCTACCTGACCGCGTACTTCATGCTGTTCGACTTTGGGAACCTGCGGCCCGGGAAGAGCCTGCTCGTACACATCGCTGCAG GTGGGGTTGGCTGGGCCGCTACGCAGCTTGCCAAGACAGTCGACAACGTCACAGTGTTCGGCACAGCCTCCGCCTCCAAACACGACGCCATCAAGGAGAACGGCGTGGACCACCCCATCGACTACCGGACGAGAGACTACTCCGAGGAGATCAAGAACATCAGCCCCAAAG gTGTGGACGTTGTCCTGGACCCGCTGGGAGGTGCAGACACATCCAAGGGTCTGCAGCTGCTCAGACCAATGGGAAAGATCGTCACTTATG GTTCAGCCAACATGGTGAAGGGAGAGAACAGGAATCTGATGAAGATGGCCAAGACCCTGTGGCAGTCCACCTCAGTCAGCCCTGTGTCGCTGGTCAAGACCAACAAGGCCATTGCTGGCTTCCAACTTGCACACCTCACAG GTGAAATTGAGCTTGTACGCAGTGCCTTCCAAGATATCCTGAACATGTACAAGGACGGGAAGATCAAGCCACGCATTGACTCTGTCTGGGCCTTCGAGCAG GTTGCCGAGGCGATGCAGCAGATGAACGAGCGGCGGAACATCGGCAAGGTCATCCTGTCGCCCGAGAAGGAGCCGACGAAGCCGGCCGAGGGCGACGCCGCGCCAACGTCACCCCTCAAGAAGAAGAAACCATCACTCTTCCGGCGACTGTCCAAGCGAGCATCGCGGTCCAAGGACGAGGGAGAGAAGAAGGATGAAGTTAAG CAAGAGGATCAGGAGAAGGCTGACGACAGCAAGGCCACCAACGGACATGTTCAGCAAACG CCCGAAGATGAGAAGATCGATGACGAGGCCGCTAAG AAGGTAGATGGGAAAGTTGGTGATGCGGAGAAAGCTGCAGAGGAAACTGCAAAG AAAGTAGAGGACAAAGTTGAAGACAAAGTTGAAGAAGGCAAAGACAAGGCGGAAGATGCCAAAAAG GCAGTGGTGGCTCAGGTCGAACAGACAGCAGCGAAACTCCCAGAGAATGGAACGTCTGCAAAGATCGCTGTAGATGACATATTTAAGGAAGCAGAGGCAAAAGTTGATGGAAATATACAG AAGTCAACAAAAGGGAAGACTGCTGACACCAAAGCTCACAACGTTAAAAAAGAACCAGCAATTCAGAAAGCAAAACAATCTACAAAGGACTCTTTTCCAAATTCCATCTCTGAAGTAAGCCTTCCAAAAAAAGTTGGCCACAAAGACCTACATAAAAGAGAAATAGGTAAACTTTTCAAGCCTAAAAGcaaaatgcctaaaaagacTCTAGAATTTGTCAAGGGTGATGTTCATAAGGAGGATGTGATCGAAGAAGAACCAATCATTAAGAAGGCCGTGGTTAAAGATTTAAGCCCCAAGCAAATTGTGAAGAAGTTTCAAAACAACTTTGCAGAGGATGAAATCTCTAAGAAGGCAGTTCCTGAGAAAATTGAGACAGGAACTTCGAAAGAGTCTGAAGACATATCCTCTTCAGATGTTTGGGTAAGACAGGATAGTGAAAaagtccccaaggaagttgtgaaagAAGAAGTCCCCAAGACAGTTGTAAAGGAAGTAGTTCCCGAGGAAGTTGTGACTGAAGaagtccccaaggaagttgttccagaagttgtccccaaggaagttgtggaggaagaagttgtgaaggaagttgtgaaggaagtagtccccaaggaagttgttcccaaggaagttgtgaaggaagttgtaaaggaagttgtccccaaggaagttgtgaaggaagtagtccccaaggaagttgtccccaaggaagttgtgaagaaagttgtgaaggaagttgtccccaaggaagttgtggaggaagttgtgaaggaagttgtccccaaggaagtttttccagaagttgtccccaaggaagttgtggaggaagaagttgttaaggaagttgtgaaggaagttgtccccaaggaagttgtccccaaggaagttgtggagGAAGCAGTTGATAAGGAAGTTGTGGAGGAAgctgtccccaaggaagttgtggaggaagaagttgttaaggaagttgtgaaggaagttgtccccaaggaagttgtccccaaggaagttgttaaggaagttgtgaaggaagttgtccccaagaaaGTTGtaaaggaagttgtccccaaggaacttgtgaaggaagttgtccccaaggaagttgttaAGGAAGTTGTGAAAGAAGTTGTCCCCGAGGAAGTTGtaaaggaagttgtccccaaggaagttgtgaaggaagttgtccccaaggaagttgtgaaggaagttgtccccaaggaagttgtgaaggaagttgtccccaaggaagttgtccccaaggaagttgtgaaggaagttgttaAGAAAGTtatgaaggaagttgtccccaagaaagttgtgaaggaagttgtccccaaggaagttgtgaaggaagtaccGGTAGTCCCCAAAGAAATTGTGAAGAAAGAAGATGTTAAGAAAGTTGTGAAAAAGGTAGCCCCTAAGAATGTTCTAAAGAAAGTAGTCCCCATGGACGCTGTGGAGGAAGAAgttgtcaaagaagaagttgaggaggaagttgtgaaggaagttgtcccaaaggaagttgtgaaagaagttgtccccaaggaagttgtgagGGAAGTTGTCCcaaaggaagttgtgaaggacgttgtgaaggaagttgtccccaagaaagttgtgaaggaagttgtccccaagaaagttgtgaaggaagttgtcccaaAAGAAGTTGTGGTGGacgttgtccccaaggaagttgtgaaggacgttgtccccaaggaagttatgaaggaagttgtccccaaggaagttttgaaggaagttgtccccaaggaagttgtgaaggacgttgtgaaggaagttgtcccaaaggaagttgtgaaggacgttgtccccaaggaagttgtgaaggaagttgttaAGAAAGTtatgaaggaagttgtccccaagaaagttgtggaggaagttgtccccaaggaagttgtgaaggacgttgtccccaaggaagttgtccccaaggaagttgtgaaggaagttgtccccaaggaagttgtggaggaagttgtccccaaggaagttgtgaaggaagttgtgaaggaagttgtcccaaaggaagttgtgaaggacgttgtccccaaggaagttgtgaaggaagttgtccccaaggaagttgtggaggaagttgtccccaaggaagttgtgaaggaagttgtgaaggaagttgtcccaaaggaagttgtgaaggacgttgtccccaaggaagttgtgaaggaagttgtcccaaaggacgttgtccccaaggaagttgtgaaggaagttgtccccaagaaagttgtccccaaggaagttctGGAGGAAGAAGTTGTTaagaaagttgtgaaggaagcTGTCCCCAAGGAAgctgtccccaaggaagttgtggagGAAGAAGTTGTTAAGAAAGCTctgaaggaagttgtcccaaAGGAAGTTGTGGAGGAAGAAGTTGTAGagaaagttgtgaaggaagttgtccccaaggaagttgttccagaagttgtccccaaggaagttgtggagGATGAAGTTAAGGAAGTTGTTCCCAAGGAAGtagtccccaaggaagttgtgaaggaagttgtcccaaagaaagttgtgaaggaagttgtgaaggacgTTGTCCCCaagaaagttgtgaaggaagttgtccccaagaaagttgtgaaggaagttgtccccaagaaagttgtgaaggaagttgtccccaaggaagttgtgaaggaagttgtccccaaggaagttgtgaaggaagttgtccccaaggaagttgtgaaggaagttgtgaaggaagttgtccccaaggaagttgtgaaggaagttgttaAGAAAGTtatgaaggaagttgtccccaagaaagttgtgaaggaagttgtccccaaggaagttgtgaaggaagtaccGGTAGTCCCCAAAGAAATTGTGAAGAAAGAAGATGTTAAGAAAGTTGTGAAAAAGGTAGCCCCTAAGAATGTTCTAAAGAAAGTAGTCCCCATGGACGCTGTGGAGGAAGAAgttgtcaaagaagaagttgaggaggaagttgtgaaggaagttgtcccaaaggaagttgtgaaagaagttgtccccaaggaagttgtgagGGAAGTTGTCCcaaaggaagttgtgaaggacgttgtccccaaggaagttgtgaaggacgttgtccccaaggaagttatgaaggaagttgtccccaaggaagttgtgaaggaagttgttccaaaggaagttgtgaaggacgttgtgaaggaagttgtccccaaggaagttgtgaaggaagttgtgaaggaagttgtccccaaggaagttgtgaaggaagttgttaAGAAAGTtatgaaggaagttgtccccaagaaagttgtggaggaagttgtccccaaggaagttgtgaaggacgttgtccccaaggaagttgtccccaaggaagttgtccccaagaaagttgtgaaggaagttgtccccaaggaagttgtggaggaagttgtccccaaggaagttgtgaaggaagttgtgaaggaagttgtcccaaaggaagttgtgaaggacgttgtccccaaggaagttgtgaaggaagttgtcccaaaggacgttgtccccaaggaagttgtgaaggaagttgtccccaagaaagttgtccccaaggaagttctGGAGGAAGAAGTTGTTAAGAAAGTTGTAAAGGAAGCTGTCCCCAAGGAAgctgtccccaaggaagttgtccccaaggaagttgtggagGAAGAAGTTGTTAAGAAAGCTctgaaggaagttgtcccaaAGGAAGTTGTGGAGGAAGAAGTTGTAGAGAAAGTTGTGAAgaaagttgtccccaaggaagttgttccagaagttgtccccaaggaagttgtggagGATGAAGttaaggaagttgtgaaggaagttgttcccaaggaagttgtccccaaggaagtagtccccaaggaagttgtgaaggaagttgtcccaaagaaagttgtgaaggaagttgtgaaggacgTTGTCCCCAAGAAAGTTGTGAAGGACGTTGTCCCCAAGAAAGTTGTGAAGGACGTTGTCCCCaagaaagttgtgaaggaagttgtccccaagaaagttgtgaaggaagttgtccccaagaaagttgtgaaggaagttgtccccaagaaagttgtgaaggaagttgtccccaagaaagttgtgaaggaagttgtccccaagaaagttgtgaaggaagttgtccccaagaaagttgtgaaggaagttgtccccaagaaagttgtggaggaagttgtccccaaggaagttgtccccaagaaagttgtgaaggaagttgtccccaaggaagttgtggagGAAGTTGTCCCCAGGGAAGTTGTGGAGGAAGTTGTCCCCAGGGAAGTTGTGGAGGAAGACCCGGTAGTCCCCAAAGAAATTGTGAAGGAAGAAGATGTTAAGAAAGTTGTGAAAAAGGTAGCCCCTAAGAAGGTTTTAAAGAAAGTAGTCCCCATGGAAGCTGTGGAGGTAGAAgttgtcaaagaagaagtccccaaggaagttgtggaggaagttgtccccaaggaagttgtgaaggacgttgtccccaaggaagttgtgaaagAAGTTGTCCTGAAGGAAGTTGTGAaagaagttgtccccaaggaagttgcgaaagaagttgtccccaaggaagttgtgaaggaagttgtccccaaggaagttgtgaaggaagtactGGTAGTCCCCAGAGAAATTGTGAAGGAAGAAAATGTTAAGAAAGTTGTGAAAAAGGTAGCCCCCAAGAAGGTTTTAAAGAAAGTCGCCATGGATGCTGTGGAGGAAGAAgttgtcaaagaagaagttgagGAGGAAGTTGTGAaagaagttgtccccaaggaagttgtgaaggaagttgtccccaaggaagttttGAAGGAAtatgtgaaggaagttgtccccaaggaagttgtccccaaggaagttgtccccaaggaagttgtccccaaggaagttgtggaggaagaagttgtgaaggatgttgtgaaggaagttgtcctcaaggaagttgtggaggaagaagttgtgaaggaagttgtccccaaggaagttgtggaggaagaagttgtgaaggaagttgtccccaaggaagttgtggagGAAGAAGTTTTGAAGGACGTTGTCCCCAAGGAAATTGTCCCCAAGGAaattgtccccaaggaagttgtccccaagaaaGAAGTGCCCAAAGAAGTTGTGAAGAAACTAGTGCCCAAGCAAGTTATGAAAATATTGGACCCCAAGAAAGTTGTGAAAGAAGCTGTCCCCAAGAAAGTTGTGAAGAAAGTAGTGCCCAAGCAAGTTATGAAAATATTGGACCCCAAGAAAGTTGTGAAGGATCTGGTCCCCAAGGAAGATGTTAAAAAAGTAGTCCTCAGGGAAGTTGTGGAGGAAGAAGTTGTGAAGAAAGTTGTGAAAAAGGAAGTCCCCAAGAAAGTTCTGAAGGAAGTAGTCCCCAAGGAAGATGTGAAGGAAGTTGTGCTCAAGGAAATTGTGAAGGAAGCAGAGACTGTGGTAGGAGATGTAGTAAACAAAGCCCTCGCAAACATAGTAGACGAGTCAGTTCCTGAAGAAGATAAGATTGTCATTCAAAAAAGCAAGAAGGAGGAGGCTACACCAAAAGAGATAACTCAGAATATGATAATTGAAGGTAATAATAAAGAAACTGCCAGTGAAATTTTGAAGGAAAATCCTCTCAAAGATGTTCAAAACTGTGGAGAATTAACTGAGAAAGAAAAAGTtgttacaaaggaaaaacaccAAACACCAACAGTTGAAGCAGTTGTAAACggagaaaataaaacaacaccTCTCAATGGTATCAATGATGTGATGTATACAAAAGCTTTTGTAGCAGAAACCAAAACACTTGTCAAGAAACCAATGTCTAAGAGGATAAATGATGGTTCTTCTGGTCACAGTCTTCCCAACTTGAAGCAGTACCCAAGAATCGAAAATGGTCCCCACATTGTAAAAATTGAATGTGAAGATTCGGAAGTTGAGTCTGATTATGAATCCATGGAAAACTCAAACGAAGTGAAGTCGTACATAAGATCGTCCGAGCACTTTGGTGGCGCACGGCAGACTGGTGGCACAGGCAAAGCAGAG ACAGTTGAAGCGCAGGGTGGGGAGTCGGAAGGAAAGGACCCAGTACTAGTGGTGCGGTTGGGAATGGCTTCCCCAAATTCCCTCGCAAAGTTGGGCACAAAAGCTGTGGAGGATCTGAATGGGGTGGCAGAGGATGTTGAG AACGTAGAGGAAAAGCTTGAGGAAGGAAAGGAAAAAGCCGAAGATGTCATACAG CAGACAGAGGAGAAGGTGGATGAAGCTGTGAAG CAGGAGGAGGCCCCAACAGAGCCTGACACTCAGG AGGAGAAGAAGGATGAGGCCCCTGCTGAAGAGCCGGAGAAGATCGAAGTGGCCGTCGAAAACCCCGCCGAGACGGACGACGCCAAGGCTGCGGCCGCGGACATCGTTGCCGACGAGAAGCCCGTTGAGAACGAGGAAAAGGCCGACGGAGTCGCAAGTCAAGAGATCTAG